The Drechmeria coniospora strain ARSEF 6962 chromosome 02, whole genome shotgun sequence genome has a segment encoding these proteins:
- a CDS encoding glycyl-tRNA synthetase 1, with protein MTSTATTLKGQPLDKPVLDAMLRRRMFYTPSFEIYGGVGGLYDYGPPGCALQANIVDLWRKHFVLEEDMLEVDCTALTPHEVLKTSGHVDKFADWMCKDPKNGEILRADHFVEAMLEARLNGDKEARGQKVEEKDDPKKKKKKGKSEAVKLEDAVVKEYEEVLARIDNYDGPELGALIKKYELKNPATGVLPSDPVAFNLMFQTSIGPSSNLPGYLRPETAQGQFLNFAKLLEFNQSQMPFASASIGKSYRNEISPRAGLLRVREFLMAEIEHFVDPQGGKKHSRFHEVEHVELVLLDRDTQLSGKTATRKITVGQAVKEGLVDNETLGYFLARIKLFLERIGVDLSKMRFRQHMQNEMAHYACDCWDAELLTSSGWVECVGCADRSAYDLSVHAKKTGAPLVVRERLDEPLVIEEWQVDIEKKKFGPQFKKDAKTVETALLATSQEERAALSKQLSQHGKLTLQVAGVGDGKVDVSNDSVKIEFRKRVENTREFTPNVIEPSFGIGRILYSLIEHNFWTRASDGGDEARGVLSFPPTVAPTKVLIVPLSSNAQFKPLITKLSQKLRGLGVSSRVDDSSASIGKRYSRNDELGTPLGITVDFQTLQDGSITLRDRDSTTQVRAEEGKILEAIQSLVDGRKRWETVASELPKFEGQEVEVAVR; from the exons ATGACTTCGACCGCCACGACCCTCAAGGGTCAGCCCCTGGACAAGCCCGTCCTGGACGCCATGCTGCGGCGACGAATGTTCTACACGCCTTCCTTTGAGATCtacggcggcgtcggtggtCTCTACGACTACGGCCCGCCCGGCTGCGCCCTCCAGGCCAACATTGTCGACTTGTGGCGCAAGCACTTCGTCCTGGAGGAGGACATGCTCGAGGTCGACTGCACGGCTCTCACCCCTCACGAGGTCCTCAAGACGagcggccacgtcgacaaGTTTGCCGATTGGATGTGCAAGGACCCCAAGAATGGCGAGATCCTGCGAGCCGACCacttcgtcgaggccatgctcGAGGCACGGCTGAACGGCGACAAGGAGGCCCGTGGCCAGAAGGTGGAGGAAAAGGATGATCcgaaaaagaagaagaagaagggcaagTCGGAGGCTGTgaagctcgaggacgccgtcgtcaaggaaTACGAGGAGGTCCTGGCCAGGATCGACAACTACGACGGCCCGGAGCTCGGCGCGCTCATCAAAAAGTACGAGCTGAAGAACCCGGCCACCGGCGTCCTACCGTCGGACCCCGTGGCCTTCAACCTCATGTTCCAAACGTCGATTGGCCCCAGCAGCAACCTCCCCGGTTACCTCCGGCCCGAGACGGCGCAGGGCCAGTTTCTCAACTTCGCCAAGCTCCTCGAGTTTAACCAGAGCCAGATGCCTTTTGCTTCCGCTTCCATCGGCAAGTCGTACAGAAACGAGATTTCGCCCCGCGCCGGCCTCCTGCGCGTGCGAGAGTTTCTCATGGCCGAGATCGAGCACTTTGTCGACCCGCAAGGTGGAAAGAAGCACAGTCGGTTCCACGAGGTGGAGcatgtcgagctcgtccttcTGGATCGCGACACGCAGCTGTCGGGtaagacggcgacgagaaagatcaccgtcggccaggccgtcaaggagggcctcgtcgacaacgAGACGCTAGGATACTTCCTCGCCAGGATCAAGCTTTTCCTCGAGAGGATCGGCGTGGACCTGTCCAAGATGCGGTTCCGTCAGCACATGCAAAACGAGATGGCTCATTACGCCTGCGACTGTTGGGACGCGGAGCTGCTCACCTCCTCCGGCTGGGTGGAGTGCGTCGGCTGCGCCGACAGGAGCGCCTACGACTTGAGCGTGCACGCCAAGAAAACCGGCGCGCCTCTCGTCGTTCGCGAGCGGCTCGACGAACCTCTCGTCATCGAAGAGTGGCAGGTCGACATCGAGAAGAAAAAGTTCGGCCCTCAGTTCAAGAAGGACGCCAAGACGGTCGAGACGGCTCTGCTCGCCACCTCTCAGGAGGAGCGGGCGGCCTTGTCGAAGCAGCTGAGCCAGCATGGCAAGCTTACCCTCcaggtcgccggcgtcggtgacggaAAGGTCGACGTCAGCAACGACTCGGTCAAGATCGAATTCAGGAAGCGGGTCGAGAACACGCGAGAATTCACGCCCAACGTCATCGAGCCCTCGTTTGGCATCGGCCGAATCCTCTACTCGCTGATTGAGCACAACTTCTGGACTCGCGCGAgcgacggaggcgacgaAGCCCGCGGC GTTCTCTCCTTCCCCCCCACGGTCGCGCCCACCAAGGTTCTCATCGTTCCTTTGTCGTCCAACGCGCAGTTCAAGCCGCTCATCACGAAGCTGTCGCAGAAACTGCGTGGCCTCGGCGTGTCAAgccgcgtcgacgactcgtcggcgagcatcGGCAAGCGATATAGCCGGAACGACGAACTCGGCACCCCGCTCGGCATCACGGTGGACTTTCAGACCCTGCAGGATGGTTCCATCACGCTGAGAGACCGCGACTCGACCACGCAGGTCCGGGCGGAGGAGGGCAAGATCCTTGAGGCCATACagtcgctcgtcgacggccgcaagCGCTGGGAAACCGTCGCCTCGGAGCTGCCCAAGTTTGAGGGCCAGGAGGTCGAGGTTGCTGTTCGCTAG
- a CDS encoding glutamate 5-kinase, translating to MKRPKSRTIVIKLGTSMATADYPSAPCVVFSADENTGTSSIVDEKTHEPLLPILTLIVDTATKLRKDGHRVVIVSSGAIGVGLRRMDVDKRPKHLAQLQESTSQQARLWDSLFAHYAQPVAQVLLTRNDIGDRTRYLNAQNTFSQLMDMGVIPIVNENDTLAVSEIKFGDNDTLSAITAAMIRADMLFLMTDVDCLYDKNPRTNPDAKPIEIVEDIAELEADVSSAGSALGTGGMSTKIVAARLGSLAGVTTIITRSSSPGNILSIIRHLTKSPPTSKAPSESGYDESDPPMQKSLSLLSLADASVHGDDVSTPPLHTRFLPSSEPIQDRYFWLLHTPNPHGTIYIDAGCHRALQEKAGLLPVGIVDVEGHFSQSEVVRLVAVERRIRSFAAEGKRWEGMAQEVGRCLVNYAAAEITMIMGRKSVDIEGILGYADSEYVADRSNVAFFIRESRPVTPLPEMLGV from the exons ATGAAACGCCCCAAGTCGCGGACGATTGTCATCAAGCTGGGTACGTCGATGGCAACGGCTGACTATCCGTCGGCGCCCTgcgtcgtcttctccgcTGACGAAAACACAGGGACAAGCTCCATCGTCGATGAGAAGACGCACGAACCCCTGCTGCCCATCCTCACGCTCATCGTCGATACTGCCACCAAGCTCAGGAAGGATGGCCACAgggtcgtcatcgtctcctcgggagccatcggcgtcggacTCCGTCGCATGGACGTCGACAAGAGACCCAAGCATCTGGCTCAGTTGCAGGAAAGCACCTCCCAGCAGGCCCG CCTGTGGGACAGTCTATTTGCCCACTATGCCCAGCCGGTGGCCCAGGTTCTCTTGACGAGGAATGACATCGGCGAC CGGACGAGGTACCTCAACGCGCAGAATACCTTTTCCCAACTGATGGACATGGGCGTCATTCCCATCGTGAACGAAAATGACACGCTGGCTGTGTCGGAAATCAAATTCGGTGACAACGATACCCTCTCGGCCAtcacggcggccatgatcCGCGCCGATATGCTCTTCCTCATGACGGACGTCGACTGCCTGTACGACAAGAACCCGCGCACCAATCCCGACGCAAAACCGATCGAGATTGTGGAGGACATTGCTGAACTGGAGGCCGATG TCTCCAGCGCAGGCTCTGCTTTGGGAACCGGCGGCATGAGCACAAAGATTGTCGCTGCGAGGCTTGGGTCCTTGGCCGGCGTCACGACCATCATCACCCGCTCGTCGAGTCCCGGCAACATCCTCAGCATAATCCGCCACCTCACAAAGTCCCCACCTACGAGCAAGGCCCCGTCCGAGAGCGGCTACGACGAGTCCGATCCGCCCATGCAGAAGAGCCTGTCTCTTCTGAGCCTCGCGGACGCGTCTGTGCACGGCGATGATGTCTCAACTCCGCCGCTTCACACCCGCTTTCTTCCGTCAAGCGAACCAATCCAAGACCGCTACTTCTGGCTTCTTCACACCCCCAACCCGCATGGCACCATCTACATCGACGCCGGCTGCCACAGGGCCCTGCAGGAAAAGGCCGGGTTGTTgcccgtcggcatcgtcgatgtCGAAGGCCATTTCTCGCAGTCGGAGGTTGTCCGCTTGGTTGCCGTCGAACGGCGCATACgcagcttcgccgccgagggcaagcGCTGGGAAGGCATGGCCCAAGAAGTCGGCCGCTGCTTGGTCAACTACGCCGCGGCAGAGATCACCATGATTATGGGTCGTAAGAGTGTCGACATTGAGGGCATCCTCGGCTACGCCGATAGCGAGTACGTCGCCGATCGTTCCAACGTCGCCTTCTTCATACGGGAAAGCCGGCCGGTGACACCTCTGCCGGAGATGCTCGGGGTTTGA
- a CDS encoding 60S ribosome subunit biogenesis protein NIP7 codes for MRPLTEQESKTLFTKLANYTGNSLKNLIAPLDDSPNADRFVFRLVKDRVYYVRLSIANLATSIARDKLLSLGTCVGKFTKTGKFRLHITALEIISEHARWKVWVRPNGEMPFLYGGNIVKAHVGRWSDDCPEHQGVVVYSMNDTPLGFGLTARSSAEARRLDPTGVTVFRQADCGEYLRDEDNLFATS; via the exons ATGCGGCCTCTCACGGAGCAGGAGAGCAAGACGCTCTTCACCAAACTCGCCAACTACACTGGCAACTCACTCAAGAACCTCATCGCGCCACTGGACGACTCCCCCAATGCGGACCGCTTCGTTTTTCGACTCGTCAAGGATCGTGTATACTACGTCCGTCTGTCCATTGCCAACCTGGCGACCTCGATAGCGCGCGACAAGCTTCTCTCCCTCGGCACGTGTGTTG GGAAATTCACAAAAACCGGCAAGTTCCGGTTACACATCACCGCCCTCGAGATCATCTCGGAGCATGCCCGGTGGAAGGTCTGGGTGCGCCCGAACGGAGAGATGCCCTTCCTCTACGGCGGCAACATCGTCAAGGCCCACGTAGGCCGGTGGTCTGACGACTGCCCGGAGCATCAAGGCGTCGTGGTTTACAGCATGAACGATACGCCGCTGGGCTTTGGCCTCACGGCAAGAAGCTCGGCGGAGGCGCGCAGACTTGACCCGACGGGCGTGACAGTCTTCCGGCAGGCCGACTGCGGCGAGTACTTGCGTGACGAGGACAACTTGTTCGCAACATCCTAG
- a CDS encoding serine/threonine-protein kinase Eg2: MRTLESRLDRISIQDENDGCESSKLYSKSKALATSATTHLHHGSSRTNLVKVALQSQSQSQNQAAIASVTLPSQAVQRKPNPASPPRKPLPSSAPRASDESIEEAGALIEQPAIPKQFHLGMFEIGRPLGKGKFGRVYLAKERTSGFICALKVLHKSELQVGGVERQVRREIEIQSNLRHPNILQMFGHFHDSKRVFLILEFAGKGELYKHLRRENRFPEWKAAQYIAQMASALRYLHRKHVIHRDIKPENILVGIHGEIKISDFGWSVHAPNNRRKTMCGTLDYLPPEMIQPGSSDNYYNEKIDLWSLGVLTYEFLVGEAPFEDTPVMTHRRIRRAEMSIPSFVSPEGSDLIKKLLVLDPEKRIPLEQIPQHPWIIKHCVKGERAANREKASS, encoded by the exons ATGCGCACTCTCGAGTCGCGACTCGATCGCATATCCATCCAGGATGAAAACGACGGCTGCGAGAGCTCCAAACTCTACTCCAAGTCCAAG GCCCTCGCTACTTCGGCCACGACACACCTCCACCATGGAAGCAGCCGGACGAATCTCGTCAAGGTTGCCCTTCAGTCCCAGAGTCAGTCGCAAAAccaggccgccatcgcctcggTGACGCTCCCTTCACAGGCGGTGCAGCGCAAGCCCAAccccgcgtcgccgccgcggaaACCGCTGCCTTCGAGCGCGCCGCGCGCGTCGGACGAGTCGATCGAGGAGGCCGGGGCCCTCATCGAGCAGCCCGCCATACCGAAGCAGTTTCACCTCGGCATGTTCGAGATTGGTCGACCcctcggcaagggcaagTTTGGCCGTGTTTACCTGGCCAAGGAGCGGACGAGCGGCTTCATCTGCGCCCTCAAGGTGCTCCACAAAAGCGAGCTCCAGGTGGGCGGTGTCGAGCGGCAGGTACGACGAGAGATTGAGATCCAGAGCAACCTCCGCCATCCCAACATCCTGCAAATGTTTGGCCACTTCCACGACAGCAAGCGCgtcttcctcatcctcgagTTCGCCGGCAAGGGAGAGCTGTACAAGCACCTCCGGAGGGAGAACCGGTTTCCCGAGTGGAAGGCGGCCCAGTACATCGCCCagatggcctcggccctTCGCTACCTGCATCGCAAGCACGTCATCCACCGGGACATCAAGCCCGAgaacatcctcgtcggcatccacGGCGAGATCAAAATATCCGACTTTGGTTGGAGCGTGCACGCGCCGAACAACAGGCGGAAGACCATGTGCGGCACCCTCGACTACCTGCCCCCGGAGATGATCCAGCCGGGCTCGTCGGACAACTACTACAACGAAAAGATTGACCTCTGGAGCTTGGGCGTTTTGACCTACGagttcctcgtcggcgaagctCCCTTCGAGGACACGCCCGTCATGACGCACCGGAGGATACGTCGCGCCGAGATGTCCATCCCGTCCTTTGTCAGTCCCGAGGGCAGCGACCTCATCAAGAAG CTACTCGTTCTGGATCCCGAGAAGAGAATCCCGCTCGAGCAGATTCCGCAACACCCCTGGATCATCAAGCACTGCGTCAAGGGCGAGAGGGCCGCGAATCGGGAGAAGGCGTCGAGCTGA